The Agrobacterium vitis genome has a segment encoding these proteins:
- the acs gene encoding acetate--CoA ligase: MSAKTYTVLKAAKAQALIDNDKYLKWYEESIEEPEKFWSKHGKRIDWFKPYTKAKNTSFKGKVPIKWFEDGLTNVSYNCIDRHLKTHGERTAIIWEGDNPYIDKRITYNQLYDNVCRLANVLKAHGVKKGDRVTIYMPMVPEATYAMLACSRIGAVHSVVFGGFSPEALAGRIVDCESTFVITCDEGVRGGKPVALKENTDVAIDIAAKQYVIVNKVLVVRRTGGKVGWAPGRDLWYHQEIAKVKPDCPPVKMKAEDPLFILYTSGSTGKPKGVLHTTGGYLVYAAMTHEYVFDYKDGEIFWCSADVGWVTGHSYIVYGPLANCATTLMFEGVPNFPDQGRFWEIIDKHKVNIFYTAPTAIRSLMGAGDDFVKRSSRSSLRLLGSVGEPINPEAWEWYYNVVGDQRCPIVDTWWQTETGGILISPLPGATDLKPGSATRPFFGVKPELVDNEGKVLEGAADGNLCLIDSWPGQARTIYGDHNRFVQTYFSTYKGKYFTGDGCRRDEDGYYWITGRVDDVLNVSGHRLGTAEVESALVSHHLVSEAAVVGYPHGIKGQGIYCYVTLMAGHEGDEELRQTLIKHVRSEIGPIASPDKVQFAPGLPKTRSGKIMRRILRKIAEDDFGALGDTSTLADPGVVDDLIANRQNKASA, translated from the coding sequence ATGTCTGCGAAGACCTATACCGTTTTAAAGGCCGCCAAGGCCCAGGCTTTGATCGATAACGACAAATACCTGAAATGGTACGAGGAAAGCATTGAGGAGCCGGAGAAGTTCTGGTCCAAGCACGGCAAGCGGATCGATTGGTTCAAGCCGTATACCAAGGCCAAGAACACCAGTTTCAAGGGCAAGGTGCCGATCAAATGGTTCGAGGACGGGCTGACCAATGTCTCCTATAATTGTATCGACCGGCATCTGAAAACCCATGGCGAGCGCACCGCGATCATCTGGGAAGGCGACAATCCCTATATCGACAAGCGGATCACCTATAACCAGCTTTATGACAATGTCTGCCGGCTTGCCAATGTGCTGAAGGCGCATGGTGTCAAGAAGGGCGACCGCGTTACAATCTATATGCCCATGGTGCCGGAAGCGACCTATGCCATGCTGGCGTGTTCGCGTATCGGTGCTGTGCATTCGGTGGTGTTTGGCGGTTTTTCGCCTGAAGCCCTGGCTGGCCGGATCGTCGATTGCGAATCGACCTTCGTGATCACCTGTGACGAAGGGGTGCGCGGCGGCAAGCCGGTGGCCCTCAAGGAAAACACCGATGTCGCCATCGACATTGCAGCGAAACAATATGTCATCGTCAACAAGGTGTTGGTGGTGCGCCGTACCGGCGGCAAGGTCGGCTGGGCTCCGGGGCGCGATCTCTGGTACCATCAGGAAATCGCCAAGGTGAAGCCGGATTGCCCGCCGGTGAAGATGAAGGCGGAAGATCCGCTGTTCATTCTCTACACGTCCGGCTCCACCGGCAAGCCAAAGGGCGTGCTGCACACGACCGGTGGCTATCTCGTCTATGCGGCGATGACTCACGAATATGTGTTCGACTACAAGGACGGCGAGATATTCTGGTGCTCGGCAGACGTGGGTTGGGTGACCGGCCATTCCTATATCGTCTACGGGCCGCTGGCCAATTGCGCGACGACGCTGATGTTCGAAGGTGTGCCCAATTTCCCCGATCAGGGACGGTTCTGGGAAATTATCGACAAGCACAAGGTCAATATTTTCTATACCGCACCCACCGCCATCCGTTCGCTGATGGGGGCCGGAGACGATTTCGTCAAGCGCTCCTCGCGCTCCAGCCTGCGATTGCTGGGCTCGGTCGGTGAGCCGATCAATCCGGAGGCCTGGGAATGGTATTATAACGTGGTCGGTGATCAGCGCTGCCCGATTGTCGATACCTGGTGGCAGACCGAGACCGGTGGCATTCTCATCAGCCCCCTGCCCGGAGCCACGGATCTCAAGCCCGGTTCCGCGACCCGGCCGTTCTTCGGCGTCAAGCCGGAGTTGGTGGACAATGAAGGCAAGGTGCTGGAGGGGGCTGCCGATGGCAATCTCTGCCTGATCGATAGCTGGCCGGGTCAGGCGCGGACGATTTATGGCGACCACAATCGCTTCGTCCAGACCTATTTTTCCACCTATAAGGGCAAGTATTTCACCGGTGACGGCTGCCGTCGTGACGAGGACGGCTATTACTGGATCACCGGTCGCGTCGATGACGTGCTGAATGTGTCAGGTCACCGTCTGGGGACTGCCGAGGTGGAATCGGCGCTGGTCTCGCATCATCTGGTCTCGGAAGCCGCCGTGGTCGGTTATCCGCACGGCATAAAGGGCCAGGGGATTTATTGCTATGTGACGCTGATGGCGGGCCATGAGGGCGATGAGGAGTTGCGCCAGACGCTGATCAAGCATGTCCGTTCCGAAATCGGCCCGATTGCCTCTCCCGACAAGGTTCAGTTCGCTCCCGGCCTGCCGAAAACCCGGTCCGGCAAGATCATGCGTCGTATCCTGCGCAAGATCGCCGAGGACGATTTTGGCGCGCTGGGCGATACATCGACGCTCGCCGATCCTGGCGTTGTCGATGACTTGATTGCCAACCGGCAGAACAAAGCATCCGCCTGA
- a CDS encoding metallopeptidase family protein, producing MARVDQSDDWREKHAPTISTFESLAIEAFGNLPKEFRDLTGNLIIEIADFPTDDVFEDMALETPFDLLGLFEGRGISERFSMETGEVPNKITLYRRPILDYWAENEETLGDIVTHVLIHEIGHHFGLSDDDMERIEESVDDGMADRS from the coding sequence ATGGCCCGGGTAGACCAATCCGACGACTGGCGCGAAAAACACGCGCCGACAATCAGCACGTTCGAGTCGCTGGCGATCGAAGCTTTCGGCAATTTACCGAAGGAGTTTCGGGACCTGACCGGAAACCTGATCATCGAGATTGCCGATTTTCCCACCGACGACGTATTTGAAGACATGGCCCTCGAAACGCCCTTCGATCTGTTGGGCCTGTTCGAAGGGCGCGGCATTTCCGAGCGTTTCAGCATGGAAACCGGCGAGGTGCCTAATAAGATCACTCTCTATCGCCGCCCCATTCTCGATTATTGGGCTGAGAATGAAGAAACGCTGGGCGATATCGTCACCCATGTACTGATCCACGAGATCGGCCATCATTTCGGCCTGTCCGACGATGATATGGAGCGGATCGAGGAAAGCGTTGACGACGGAATGGCTGACCGGTCGTAA
- the pyc gene encoding pyruvate carboxylase produces MSISKILVANRSEIAIRVFRAANELGIKTVAIWAEEDKLSLHRFKADESYQVGRGPHLKRDLGPIESYLSIEEIIRVAKLSGADAIHPGYGLLSESPEFVDACNDAGLIFIGPTSDTMRQLGNKVAARNLAVEVGVPVVPATEPLPDDMDTVAKMAGEIGYPLMLKASWGGGGRGMRVIRSESDLAREVTEAKREAKAAFGKDEVYLEKLVENARHVESQILGDTHGNAVHLFERDCSVQRRNQKVVERAPAPYLSEEQRQELAAYSLKIARATGYIGAGTVEYLMDADTGKFYFIEVNPRIQVEHTVTEVVTGIDIVKAQIHILEGFAIGTPESGVPRQEDIRLHGHALQCRVTTEDPEHNFIPDYGRITAYRSAAGFGIRLDGGTAYTGAIITRFYDPLLVKVTAAGSSPQEAISRMDRALREFRIRGVATNLTFLEAIIGHPKFRDNTYTTRFIDTTPELFAQVKRQDRATKLLTYLADVTVNGHPETKGRPKPSDKAAKPVIPYIDASITDGTKQKLDALGPKGFAEWMRNEPRVLLTDTTMRDGHQSLLATRMRTHDIARIASVYARALPNLLSLECWGGATFDVSMRFLTEDPWERLALIREGAPNLLLQMLLRGANGVGYTNYPNNVVKYFVRQAAKGGIDLFRVFDCLNWVDNMRVSMDAVQEENKLCEAAICYTGDLLNSARPKYDLKYYTSLAAELEKAGAHIIAVKDMAGLLKPAAAKVLFKALREATSLPIHFHTHDTSGISAATVLAAIDAGVDAVDAAMDALSGNTSQPCLGSIVEALAGTERDPGLDPEWIRRISFYWEAVRGQYAAFESDLKGPASEVYLHEMPGGQFTNLKEQARSLGLETRWHEVAQAYADVNQMFGDIVKVTPSSKVVGDMALMMVAQDLTVDDVENPDKDIAFPDSVVSMLKGDLGQPPGGWPQSLQKKALKGEKPYTAVPGSLLPPADLDAERKTIEDKLERSVSDFEFASYLMYPKVFTDFALASDTYGPVSVLPTHSYFYGMGDGEELFAEIEKGKTLVIVNQAASAPDAQGLVTMFFELNGQPRRIKVPDRSHGASGAAARRKAEATNAAHIGAPMPGVISRVFVSAGQAVKAGDVLLSIEAMKMETALHAERDGKIAEVLVKAGDQIDAKDLLIGLEA; encoded by the coding sequence TTGTCTATTTCCAAGATCCTAGTTGCCAATCGCTCCGAAATCGCCATTCGCGTGTTTCGGGCTGCCAATGAACTCGGCATAAAAACGGTCGCCATCTGGGCTGAGGAGGACAAGCTCTCCCTGCATCGCTTCAAGGCGGACGAAAGCTATCAGGTCGGTCGCGGCCCGCATCTGAAGCGGGATCTCGGCCCAATCGAAAGCTATCTTTCCATTGAGGAAATCATCCGTGTCGCCAAACTGTCAGGCGCGGACGCCATCCATCCGGGCTATGGCCTTCTGTCCGAAAGTCCCGAATTTGTCGATGCCTGTAACGATGCAGGTCTGATTTTCATCGGCCCGACCTCCGATACGATGCGGCAATTGGGCAACAAGGTCGCTGCCCGCAATCTGGCGGTCGAAGTCGGCGTTCCCGTGGTGCCAGCTACCGAACCGCTGCCTGATGACATGGACACCGTGGCCAAAATGGCAGGCGAGATCGGCTATCCGCTGATGCTTAAGGCATCCTGGGGCGGTGGCGGGCGCGGCATGCGGGTGATCCGCTCCGAAAGCGATCTGGCCCGCGAAGTCACGGAGGCCAAGCGCGAGGCAAAGGCGGCCTTCGGCAAGGATGAAGTCTATCTGGAAAAGCTGGTGGAAAATGCCCGCCATGTCGAAAGCCAGATCCTGGGTGATACCCATGGCAATGCCGTGCATCTGTTCGAACGCGATTGCTCGGTGCAGCGCCGCAACCAGAAAGTCGTGGAACGGGCACCCGCCCCCTATCTTTCCGAGGAGCAGCGCCAGGAACTTGCCGCCTATTCGCTGAAAATTGCCAGAGCCACCGGCTATATCGGTGCCGGCACCGTCGAATATCTGATGGATGCCGATACTGGAAAATTCTACTTCATCGAGGTCAACCCGCGCATTCAGGTGGAGCATACCGTCACCGAAGTGGTGACCGGTATCGACATCGTCAAGGCACAGATCCATATCCTCGAAGGGTTTGCGATCGGCACGCCGGAATCGGGCGTTCCCCGCCAAGAGGATATCCGCCTGCATGGCCATGCCCTGCAATGCCGTGTTACGACCGAGGACCCCGAGCATAATTTCATTCCCGATTACGGCCGTATCACCGCCTATCGCTCGGCGGCAGGTTTCGGCATCCGGCTTGATGGCGGCACTGCCTATACCGGCGCGATCATCACCCGTTTTTATGATCCACTGCTGGTGAAAGTGACTGCCGCAGGCAGCTCGCCGCAGGAGGCGATCAGCAGAATGGATCGGGCGCTGCGCGAATTCCGTATCCGCGGTGTCGCCACCAATCTGACCTTCCTGGAAGCGATCATCGGACACCCGAAATTTCGCGACAACACCTATACGACGCGCTTCATCGATACCACACCGGAACTGTTCGCCCAGGTCAAGCGCCAGGACCGGGCAACCAAGCTGCTGACCTATCTGGCCGACGTGACCGTCAACGGCCACCCGGAAACCAAGGGCCGTCCCAAGCCCTCGGACAAGGCGGCAAAGCCGGTCATTCCCTATATCGATGCCAGTATCACCGATGGCACCAAGCAGAAGCTTGATGCACTGGGGCCAAAGGGCTTTGCCGAGTGGATGCGCAACGAACCGCGTGTGCTTTTGACCGATACGACCATGCGCGACGGCCATCAATCGCTGCTGGCCACCCGGATGCGCACTCATGACATTGCCCGGATCGCCAGCGTCTACGCCCGCGCCCTGCCCAATCTACTCTCGCTGGAATGCTGGGGCGGCGCGACCTTTGACGTATCCATGCGGTTCCTGACAGAAGATCCGTGGGAGAGGCTGGCACTGATCCGCGAAGGTGCACCCAACCTGCTGCTGCAAATGCTGCTGCGCGGAGCAAACGGTGTCGGCTATACCAATTACCCCAACAATGTCGTCAAATATTTTGTCCGCCAGGCAGCAAAGGGCGGCATCGACCTGTTCCGGGTGTTCGATTGCCTGAACTGGGTCGATAATATGCGCGTCTCCATGGATGCCGTGCAGGAAGAAAACAAGCTGTGCGAGGCGGCAATCTGCTATACTGGCGATCTCTTGAACAGCGCCCGGCCGAAATATGATCTGAAATATTATACGTCTCTTGCCGCCGAACTGGAAAAGGCCGGCGCCCATATCATCGCCGTCAAGGACATGGCCGGGTTGCTCAAACCCGCAGCCGCGAAAGTCTTGTTCAAGGCGTTGCGTGAGGCGACCAGCCTGCCGATCCATTTCCACACCCATGACACATCGGGTATTTCAGCCGCCACTGTGCTGGCAGCCATTGATGCCGGTGTCGATGCCGTGGATGCCGCCATGGATGCGCTGTCAGGCAATACGTCCCAGCCCTGCCTGGGCTCGATCGTCGAGGCTCTGGCCGGAACCGAGCGCGATCCGGGGCTAGACCCCGAATGGATTCGTCGGATTTCCTTCTATTGGGAAGCGGTCCGCGGCCAATATGCAGCCTTCGAAAGCGATCTCAAGGGTCCGGCCTCCGAAGTCTATCTGCATGAAATGCCCGGCGGCCAGTTCACCAACCTGAAGGAACAGGCCCGCTCGCTAGGGCTGGAAACCCGCTGGCACGAGGTGGCGCAGGCCTATGCCGACGTCAACCAGATGTTCGGTGATATCGTCAAAGTCACGCCTTCTTCCAAGGTGGTGGGCGATATGGCGCTGATGATGGTGGCACAGGACCTGACGGTGGACGATGTCGAGAATCCGGATAAGGATATTGCCTTCCCTGATTCGGTCGTCTCGATGCTGAAGGGTGACCTCGGCCAACCACCCGGCGGCTGGCCGCAGAGCCTACAAAAGAAAGCGTTGAAGGGCGAAAAACCATATACGGCTGTGCCGGGCTCGCTTTTACCGCCCGCCGATCTCGATGCCGAACGCAAGACCATCGAGGACAAGCTGGAGCGCAGTGTCAGTGATTTCGAATTCGCGTCCTACCTGATGTATCCGAAAGTGTTCACCGATTTCGCCCTGGCCTCCGATACCTATGGCCCGGTCTCGGTCCTGCCGACCCATTCCTATTTCTACGGCATGGGCGATGGCGAGGAATTGTTTGCCGAAATCGAAAAAGGCAAGACGCTGGTCATCGTCAATCAGGCCGCCAGTGCTCCCGATGCCCAGGGTCTGGTTACGATGTTTTTCGAGCTGAACGGCCAGCCACGCCGTATCAAGGTGCCGGACCGCAGCCATGGAGCGTCCGGTGCCGCCGCCCGCCGCAAGGCGGAAGCCACCAATGCCGCCCATATCGGCGCACCGATGCCTGGTGTCATCTCGCGGGTCTTCGTCTCGGCCGGGCAGGCGGTGAAAGCCGGGGACGTGCTGCTGTCCATCGAAGCGATGAAGATGGAAACCGCGCTGCATGCCGAACGCGATGGCAAGATTGCCGAAGTGCTGGTGAAAGCGGGTGACCAGATCGACGCCAAGGACCTGCTGATCGGCCTTGAGGCATAA
- a CDS encoding helix-turn-helix transcriptional regulator has translation MSVNHLIQFLAVSQGCRSREELILELEKLLEFYKFDYYGLVRSPKPDQNPMSLVLAGRWPEKWPQVYITKKFVLIDPAIRYLAQAQRPFRWSETLTAFSQDPHFKRMQRMMMDAQRFGLEEGYIFPIHGRGGLLANMTIGGRSVELTPIEIMLFDTVAKCAFWRLAEINGEDELLSMVQKVDVRLTRRELEILNYLGEGMTSNEMSKLLEISNHTVDWYVNELQDKLNAKNRQHMVAIAYRLGLIS, from the coding sequence GTGAGTGTCAATCATCTCATACAGTTTTTGGCTGTATCTCAGGGATGCCGAAGTCGCGAGGAGCTGATCCTAGAATTGGAGAAACTCCTCGAATTTTATAAATTCGATTATTACGGCCTAGTGCGCAGTCCCAAACCTGACCAAAACCCCATGTCGCTGGTGCTTGCAGGACGCTGGCCGGAAAAATGGCCGCAGGTCTATATCACGAAAAAATTCGTGCTGATCGACCCTGCCATTCGCTATCTGGCGCAAGCGCAACGGCCGTTCCGTTGGAGCGAAACGCTGACGGCATTCAGCCAGGACCCACATTTCAAACGCATGCAGCGGATGATGATGGATGCCCAGCGCTTTGGTCTTGAGGAAGGCTATATCTTCCCCATCCACGGGCGGGGCGGATTGCTGGCCAACATGACCATTGGCGGGCGATCGGTGGAACTGACCCCGATTGAGATCATGCTGTTCGATACGGTGGCGAAATGCGCCTTCTGGCGGCTGGCGGAAATCAACGGCGAAGACGAACTGCTGTCGATGGTGCAAAAAGTCGATGTTCGCCTGACCCGACGCGAGCTTGAAATTCTCAATTATCTCGGAGAGGGCATGACCTCGAATGAGATGAGCAAATTGCTCGAGATTTCGAACCACACCGTCGATTGGTATGTCAACGAATTGCAGGACAAGTTGAACGCCAAGAATCGGCAACATATGGTAGCAATTGCTTATCGTCTCGGCCTGATCAGCTGA
- a CDS encoding glucan ABC transporter ATP-binding protein/ permease, translating to MSLLQIYWRALQYLAAYRLKVSIVVAANIILAVITIAEPILFGWIIDAISSGKPVKDILFLWGGFGIFNTIAFVLVAREADRLAHGRRASLLTEAFGRIISMPLSWHHQRGTSNALHTLLRASETLFGLWLEFMRTHLATAVALVLLVPTAFSMDVRLTLVLIVLGLIYVAIGKMVMDKTKDGQASVESHYHTVFSHVSDTISNVSVVHSYNRIQAETSALKTFTSKLLDAQYPVLDWWAIASGLNRIASTASMLIILIIGTMLVQSGELRVGDVIAFIGFANLLIARLDQMRQFSTQIFEARAKLEDFYVLEDSVQDRDEPVGNRDLKSVRGDVEFRHVSFDFANTTQGVKDVSFTVKAGQTIAIVGPTGAGKTTLINLLQRVHEPQQGQILIDGADISTITRQSLRNSIATVFQDAGILNRSIADNIRIGRENATDEDIVKAAEAAAATDFIESRLSGFDTDVGERGNRLSGGERQRIAIARAILKDAPILVLDEATSALDVETEERVKSAIDRLRQNRTTFIIAHRLSTVREADQVLFLDHGRIVEMGGYDELSAKGGRFAALLHTSGLLNDDDKTAVKVG from the coding sequence ATGTCCCTGTTACAAATTTACTGGCGAGCCTTGCAATATCTTGCCGCTTACCGTCTGAAGGTCAGCATCGTGGTGGCAGCCAATATCATATTGGCGGTGATCACCATTGCCGAGCCGATCCTGTTTGGTTGGATCATCGACGCAATTTCCAGTGGCAAGCCAGTCAAGGATATTCTGTTCCTCTGGGGCGGCTTTGGCATATTCAACACCATTGCTTTCGTGCTTGTTGCGCGCGAAGCCGATCGGCTGGCGCATGGCCGCCGGGCCAGCCTGCTGACCGAAGCCTTTGGCCGGATTATTTCCATGCCGCTGTCCTGGCACCACCAGCGCGGCACATCCAATGCGCTGCATACGCTGCTGCGCGCCAGCGAGACGCTGTTCGGCCTCTGGCTGGAATTCATGAGAACCCATTTGGCCACGGCAGTAGCGCTCGTGTTGCTGGTGCCGACCGCCTTTTCCATGGATGTACGCCTGACCCTGGTGCTGATCGTGCTTGGTCTGATCTATGTGGCGATCGGCAAGATGGTGATGGACAAGACCAAGGATGGGCAGGCCTCCGTCGAGAGCCACTACCACACGGTGTTTTCCCATGTCAGCGACACGATCAGCAATGTCTCGGTGGTGCATAGCTATAACCGTATCCAGGCCGAAACCTCGGCGCTGAAGACCTTTACCAGCAAGCTGCTCGATGCTCAGTATCCGGTGCTGGACTGGTGGGCGATTGCCAGCGGCCTCAATCGCATCGCCTCTACCGCTTCGATGCTGATCATCCTGATTATCGGCACGATGCTGGTGCAAAGCGGCGAATTGCGGGTCGGCGACGTTATCGCCTTTATCGGCTTTGCCAATCTGCTGATCGCCCGTCTCGACCAGATGCGCCAGTTTTCGACGCAGATCTTCGAGGCGCGCGCCAAGCTTGAAGATTTCTACGTGCTGGAGGATTCCGTGCAGGATCGTGATGAGCCGGTCGGCAATCGCGATTTGAAGTCTGTACGTGGCGACGTTGAATTCCGCCATGTTTCCTTCGATTTCGCCAATACCACCCAGGGCGTTAAGGACGTGTCCTTTACGGTCAAGGCCGGACAGACGATTGCCATCGTCGGGCCGACCGGTGCCGGCAAGACGACGTTGATCAACCTGCTGCAACGGGTGCATGAGCCGCAGCAGGGGCAGATCCTGATCGATGGCGCCGATATTTCCACCATTACCCGCCAGTCGCTGCGCAACTCGATTGCGACTGTGTTTCAGGATGCGGGCATTCTCAACCGGTCGATTGCCGATAACATCCGCATCGGGCGCGAAAATGCGACGGACGAGGATATCGTCAAGGCGGCTGAGGCTGCTGCGGCCACCGACTTCATCGAAAGCCGTCTGTCTGGCTTCGATACCGATGTCGGTGAGCGTGGCAACCGTCTGTCGGGCGGCGAGCGGCAGCGTATCGCCATTGCCCGTGCCATCCTGAAGGATGCGCCGATCCTGGTGCTGGACGAGGCAACCAGTGCGCTCGACGTGGAGACCGAAGAGCGGGTAAAATCCGCTATCGACCGGCTGCGCCAGAACCGCACGACCTTTATCATTGCCCACAGGTTATCGACTGTGCGTGAAGCCGACCAAGTGCTGTTCCTGGATCATGGCCGTATTGTCGAAATGGGTGGCTATGACGAATTGAGCGCCAAGGGTGGCCGTTTTGCAGCTCTATTGCATACCAGCGGTTTGCTGAACGATGACGACAAGACGGCAGTGAAGGTCGGATAA
- a CDS encoding M20 aminoacylase family protein, whose protein sequence is MKDVVEIRRYLHQHPELGLSEFHTSDYVAGKLEAMGYEVTRGLARTGIVATLRNGTSQRSLGLRADFDALPITEETGLDYASLTPGLMHACGHDGHTAMLLGAAGILAERRNFDGIVHLIFQPAEENFGGARLMIEDGLFERFQCDAVFGLHNDPGIAFGHFAFREGPIMASVDECKITVIGRGGHGAEPQSTSDPIVAGASIIMALQTIASRNIHPLDPVVVTVGAFHAGAASNVIPERADMVLTIRSFDDHVRDELESRVRAIAEGQAASYGMTVEIDYERGYPATVNHKAETDYVRDLARRFAGEGKVFDMPRPTMGGEDFAYMLQEKPGTYFFLGTKRTENDPPLHHPRYDFNDDIIPTGTAFWVELVESRLKLE, encoded by the coding sequence ATGAAAGATGTCGTCGAGATCAGGCGCTACCTCCATCAGCACCCGGAACTGGGGCTATCGGAGTTTCACACCTCCGATTATGTGGCTGGAAAACTGGAAGCCATGGGCTATGAGGTCACCAGAGGCCTGGCCCGCACCGGCATCGTCGCCACCCTGCGCAATGGGACCAGTCAGCGTTCCCTAGGGCTACGGGCGGATTTCGATGCTCTGCCAATCACTGAAGAGACCGGCCTCGATTATGCCAGCCTCACTCCCGGCCTGATGCATGCCTGCGGCCACGACGGTCACACGGCCATGTTGCTCGGTGCTGCCGGTATTCTGGCCGAACGCCGCAATTTCGATGGCATCGTGCATCTGATTTTCCAGCCAGCGGAAGAAAACTTTGGCGGTGCCCGGCTGATGATCGAAGACGGGTTGTTCGAGCGTTTTCAATGCGATGCGGTGTTTGGCCTGCATAACGACCCCGGTATTGCATTCGGCCATTTCGCCTTCCGGGAAGGGCCGATCATGGCTTCGGTGGATGAGTGCAAGATCACCGTGATCGGTCGGGGCGGCCACGGTGCCGAGCCGCAAAGCACCAGCGATCCGATCGTGGCAGGCGCGAGCATTATCATGGCGCTGCAAACCATTGCATCGCGCAATATCCACCCGCTCGATCCCGTCGTCGTCACCGTTGGGGCCTTTCATGCCGGTGCCGCCAGCAATGTGATACCGGAACGGGCGGACATGGTGCTGACCATCCGCAGCTTTGACGATCACGTGCGCGATGAACTGGAAAGCCGCGTTCGAGCCATCGCCGAGGGGCAGGCGGCCAGCTACGGCATGACCGTGGAGATCGACTATGAGCGGGGCTATCCGGCCACCGTCAATCACAAGGCGGAAACCGATTACGTGCGCGACCTTGCCAGACGCTTTGCCGGAGAAGGCAAGGTTTTTGATATGCCGCGTCCGACCATGGGCGGAGAGGATTTCGCCTATATGCTCCAGGAAAAGCCTGGCACCTACTTCTTCCTCGGTACCAAACGCACCGAAAACGACCCGCCGCTCCATCATCCGCGCTATGATTTCAACGACGACATCATCCCAACCGGCACGGCATTCTGGGTGGAACTGGTGGAAAGCCGCCTGAAGCTGGAATAG